CAAttgcaagaaaaacaaaaacgaaggAAGAGATaccaaattgtatctaaaagAAAGCGATTCtcttgaaacctttaaaaaattgaaaatatgatTCATAGTCCTTTTGATATTATCAATTCATTTCTTACATATTTCTTgttattgtttattaaaaaaaataagttttttttaagtcgcTTACTACTACGATTGAAGACACTCAAATCTTTGTCATCAATACAGAAAAAATAGTGCAAGactattataaatataaaaactgtGCCTTATTTGCtgaattgtatttatttaaataaatataatataaatgttctataatatcaattattacaaatttaaatgaaCATTTCGTTTTGATCTACATTGACCTAAAAGTTTTGTTGATAAACAACTTTGAAGATTAATCTAACATCTCAGAAGAAAAAACACCAAATTTAGTGCCTATGATGATTGTGATGATGACTATGACGTCTGCTAGAAGAGTTATCTTCATCTATTTCTTCATCACTTTGACTACTATTCTTTTTCTTagatttcttttctttcttctccTTGTTGTCGGAAGAATTATCTTCATTGCTGTTATTCTTCTTCTTGGACTTGTCCTTTTTCTTTTCACCTGAATTGTTGTCTTCTTCACTCTGGCTACTGTTCTTCTTATTCTTCTTCTCCTCCTTCTTCTTTTCCTTTGACTTATTCTTCTTTTCGTTGCTATTTGCCTTGgaatcatcatcgtcgtcatcatcatcatcatcatcgtcttcTTCACTCTTGTTCTTCTTTTTAGATTTCTCTTTCTTATCGGAAGGTTTTTCGgttgatttatttttggatgatttATTCTCCTCCTCATCTGAATCAGGTTTGGGAATGATTGGAAGAGGTTTGCCCGTTATCAGTCCAGGAAAATGACTCCAAATTAGACCTTCTTCAGAATTATCTTCGGTTGTTTCTGGACTGCCTAGAGATGGTGATGATGGAACAGCTGAGGAATCATCTGGATGCAAAGGAAGATTTTCAGGTTGTGGCACTTTTCCTTCATCGGAGTTAATGGATGCAGAGTCATCTTGAAGATTTATACTATCAGGTTCATTCTTACAACCAGCTGGTTTGAAAGGCCACCACCAGGGTCCTGAAGGGCATGGCTTGCTTGTAGATGTAGATCCCTCGGGAGCTGCGGGTCCACCAGTGACTGATGAACCTGTAGAGGAATCGATTGGAGAGCTGGTTGGATCTACTGGTACAGCAGTTGCTTCGGGAGCTACAGTTTCACCTGTGATTGGTGCACCAGGTTGAGCTGATGCTGGGCCTGTTGAGGATTCGACTGGACCACTTGTTGGATCTACTGGTACAGCAGTTGCTTCGGGAGCTACAGTTTCACCTGTGATTGGTGCACCTGGTTGAGCTGGAGCTGTGCCTGTTGAGGATTCGACTGGACCACTTGTTGGATCTACTGTTACAACAGTTGCTTCGGGAGCTACAGTTTCACCTATGATTGGTGCACCAGGTTGAGCTGATGCTGGGCCTGTTGAGGATTCGACTGGACCACTTGTTGGATCTACTGGTACAGCGGTTGCTTCGGGAGCTACAGTTTCACCTGTGATTGGTGCACCAGGTTGAGCTGATGCTGGGCCTGTTGAGGATTCGACTGGACCACTTGTTGGATCTACTGGTACAGCGGTTGCTTCGGGAGCTACAGTTTCACCTGTGATTGGTGCACCAGGTTGAGCTGATGCTGGGCCTGTTGAGGATTCGACTGGACCACTTGTTGGATCTACTGGTACAGCGGTTGCTTCGGGAGCTACAGTTTCACCTATGATTGGTGCACCAGGTTGAGCTGATGCTGGGCCTGTTGAGGATTCGACTGGACCACTTGTTGGATCTACTGGTACAACAGTTGCTTCGGGAGCTACAGTTTCACCTGTGATTGGTGCACCAGGTTGAGCTGATGCTGGGCCTGTTGAGGATTCGACTGGACCACTTGTTGGATCTACTGGTACAACAGTTGCTTCGGGAGCTACAGTTTCACCTGTGATTGGTGCACCAGGTTGAGCTGATGCTGGGCCTGTTGAGGATTCGACTGGACCACTAGTTGGATCTACTGGTACAACAGTTGCTTCGGGAGCTACAGTTTCACCTATGATTGGTGCACCAGGTTGAGCTGATGCTGGGCCTGTTGAGGATTCGACTGGACCACTTGTTGGATCTACTGGTACAACAGTTGCTTCGGGAGCTACAGTTTCACCTGTGATTGGTGCACCAGGTTGAGCTGATGCTGGGCCTGTTGAGGATTCGACTGGACCACTTGTTGGATCTACTGGTACAGCGGTTGCTTCGGGAGCTACAGTTTCACCTGTGATTGGTGCACCTGGTTGAGCAGGAGCTGCGCCTGTTGAGGATTCGACTGGAGCACTAGTTGGATTTACTGGTACAACAGTTGCTTCGGGAGCTACAGTTTCACCTGTGATTGGTGCACCAGGTTGAGCTGATGCTGGGCCTGTTGAGGATTCGACTGGACCACTTGTTGGATCTACTGGTACAGCGGTTGCTTCGGGAGCTACAGTTTCACCTGTGATTGGTGCACCTGGTTGAGCTGGGGCTGTGCCTGTTGAGGATTCGACTGGACCACTTGTTGGATCAACTGGTACTGCAGTTACTTCAGGAGCTCCGGTTTCACCTGTGATTGGTGCACCAGGTTGAGCTGATGCTGGGCCTGTTGAGGATTCGACTTGACCACTTGTTGGATCTACTGTTACAGCAGTTGCTTCGGGAGCTACAGTTTCACCAGTGATTGGTGCACCTGGTTGAGCTGGGGCTGGGCCGGTTGAGGATTCGACTGGAGCACTCGTTGGATCTACTGGAACAGCGGTTGCTTCGGGAGCTACAGTTTCACCTGTGATTGGTGCACCTGGTTGAGCTGGAGCTGTGGCTGTTGAGGATTCGACTGGACCACTTGTTGGATCAACTGGTACTGCAGTTACTTCAGGAGCTACCGATTCCCCGGTTATTGGTGCTTCAGGTTCAGATGAAGGCTCGCTTGGAACACTGGTTGGATCTACCGGTGcgatttttggttgttcttcAACAGGCGAAGTTTCAGCGGGGATTGCTGTTGTTTCAGGAGCTGCTGATTCACCGGTTATTGGTGCTTCAGGTTCAGATGAAGGCTCACTTGGAACACTGGTGGGATCTACCGGTGCGATTGTTGGTTGTTCTTCAACAGGCGAAGTTTCAGCGGGGATTGCTGTTGTTTCAGGAGCTGCTGATTCACCGGTTATTGGTGCTTCAGGTTCAGATGAAGGCTCGCTTGGAACACTGGTAGGATCTACCGGTGCGATTGTTGGTTGTTCTTCAACAGGCGAAGTTTCAGCGGGTATTGCTGTTGTTTCAGGAGCTGCTGATTCACCGGTTATAGGTGCTTCAGGTTCAGATGAAGGCTCGCTTGGAACACTGGTAGGATCTACCGGTGCGATTGTTGGTTGTTCTTCAACTGGCGAAGTTTCAGCGGGGATAACGGTTGTTTCAGGAGCTGCTGATTCACCGGTTATTGCTGCTTCAGGTTCAGATGAAGGCTCACTTGGAACACTGGTAGGATCTACCGGTGCGATTGTTGGTTGTTCTTCAACAGGCGAAGTTTCAGCGGGGATTGCTGTTGTTTCAGGAGCTGCTGATTCACTTGTTATTGGTGCTTCAGGTTCAGATGAAGGCTCGCTTGGAACACTGGTAGGATCTACTGGTGGGATTGTTGGTTGTTCTTCAACTGGCGAAGTTTCAGCGGGGATAACGGTTGTTTCAGGAGCTGCTGATTCACCGGTTATTGGTGCTTCAGGTTCAGATGAAGGCTCACTTGGAACACTGGTAGGATCTACCGGTGCGATTGTTGGTTGTTCTTCAACAGGCGAAGTTTCAGCGGGGATTGCTGTTGTTTCAGGAGCTGCTGATTCACCGGTTATTGGTGCTTCGGGTTCAGATGAAGGCTCGCTTGGAACACTGGTAGGATCTACCGGTGCGATTGTTGGTTGTTCTTCAACTGGCGAAGTTTCAGCGGGGATAACTGTTGTTTCAGGAGCTGCTGATTCACCGGTTATTGGTGCTTCAGGTTCAGATGAAGGGTCACTTGGAACACTGGTGGGATCTACCGGTGCGATTGTTGGTTGTTCTTCAACAGGCGAAGTTTCAGCGGGGATTGCTGTTGTTTCAGGAGCTGCTGATTCACCGGTTATTGGTGCTTCAGGGTCAGATGAAGGCTCGCTTGGAGCACTGGTAGGATCTACCGGTGCGATTGTTGGTTGTTCTTCAACAGGCGAAGTTTCAGCGGGGATTGCTGTTGTTTCAGGAGCTGCTGATTCACCGGTTATAGGTGCTTCAGGTTCAGATGAAGGCTCGCTTGGAACACTGGTAGGATCTACCGGTGCGATTGTTGGTTGTTCTTCAACAGGCGAAGTTTCAGCGGGGATTGCTGTTGTTTCAGGAGCTGCTGATTCACCGGTTATTGGTGCTTCGGGTTCAGATGAAGGCTCGCTTGGAACACTGGTAGGATCTACCGGTGCGATTGTTGGTTGTTCTTCAACAGGCGAAGTTTCAGCGGGTATTGCTGTTGTTTCAGGAGCTGCTGATTCACCGGTTATTGGTGCTTCGGGTTCAGATGAAGGCTCGCTTGGAACACTGGTAGGATCTACCGGTGCGATTGTTGGTTGTTCTTCAACAGGCGAAGTTTCAGCGGGGATTGCTGTTGTTTCAGGAGCTGCTGATTCACCGGTTATAGGTGCTTCAGGTTCAGATGAAGGCTCGCTTGGAACACTGGTAGGATCTACCGGTGCTATTGTTGGTTGTTCTTCAACAGGCGGAGTTTCAGCGGGGATTGCTGTTGTTTCAGGAGCTGCTGATTCACTTGTTATTGGTGCTTCAGGTTCAGATGAAGGCTCGCTCGGAACACTGGTTGGGTCTACCGGTTCGATTGTGGGTTGTTCTTCAACAGGCGATGTTTCAACTGGGATAACTGTTGTTTCAGGAGCTGCTGATTCAGCAGTTATTGGTTCATCTGATGGAGAAACTGAAGTATCAGTTGAGTTATTTGGTTCATTTACAATGGAAGAAGTGTCGATGGATTCAGTAGTTATTTCAGGAATAATTGTTTCAGTAGTGTTTGGTTCATCTACAATAGTAGAATTGTCAACAGGTGCTACGGAACTGATTGGGACACTCGTTGTTTCAACAATAACAGTTGATGATTCCACGGGTGCAGCAGTTGTTTCAGAAACCACTGATTCAGTTGTTGGCTGTTCACTTGGCTCAACTGGAACTGAGGTTTCAGTAGAGTTATTTGGAACATCAGTTGAATCAGAAGGTTGAGGAGTTGTTGTTTCTGGTACTACTGAAGTTTCAACAGCAGGAGCATCTGTTGATGAAACTGGCCCATCAGTTACTGGGCTATCAGTAGGAACTGCAGGTGTAGTTGTTTCGATTGGGCCATCAGTTGTTTCTACTGGTAGTGTTGTGTCCACTTGTTCAGCTGTTGAAGGAGCACCTCCAATTGGTGAACAAATTTGCTGACCATCATTTGTACACCTAAAGTTGGGTGGGCAAGATGTGGAAGGCCCTACATTTGCATATGAATTTCCATCCTCTGCAGTAGTACAGTTTTTATAACTAAGTGGTCCCACACAAACAGTATCTTTTCCCTTGCAATTAAGAGTAGCTGGTACTGCTAAAACGTACGAAGCAGactgcaaataaacaaaattacaatttaattttatacatttacatattttttaaaattaactatcacgtttaatatttaaacattttttcaagactctattaaaaactttttattgaatCATGGAActtaagaaaatcactttattttCACTTAAACCAGCTTGAAATGTATTTTCTCCAAAATCCCTGATTCCCTTTATCCAAATTAGAATCAATCCGATTAgcttataaaaatatcaattgatattttttttacacaattttgatgcacaaaaaccaaaaatatgatTCAAGGATATAATTTTGAAACCAAACACAATTATGATTAAATATTTACCGCTATTATAAGATATATTCCGAAGAACTTTTTCGTTTCCATCATTTTCGAAGTAAAGTTTCGTTACTGACTTTACAACTGATATGATAGCggcttttatgcaaaaaaaattctcaagaTATTATCTATTTTATCAATCCTATACAGCATCTCTAGTCTTATGTAAATAAATTCTTATCTCAAACATCGTATGGTTTTGTGATAAGGACCACAATTTATTACCTTGCagattaattaatttgcagtATTTTTCTGTAAGATACAAAATACAAGTCTAATAGTCAAGTAGATATTATTTTGTTGTTATCGCATTGTTTCTAAATCTGGTAGGTAGCcttcagatttttgtttttaattgttttcggAAGAAATGAGTCAGTGTTTAGGTtgttatttttgtgaaataaaatataataaaattttttattacaacgGATGTTCCTAGGAATTATCTTATCAATTTGGCAGACAACTTGTCGTGTGAATTGAAGATATTTTGAGTGAGGCTTATGATAGACAGATATTGTTATATTGACAAAAGACTTTATTTGCATAGATGATTGACAGTTTGTACGATTTAACAACttgtttttcaatatagcaTGCAGCTTAACTATGAGACTTCCCAAACCTAGAAAAGAACCTTAGCTAAGTATTCACGATTGGAAGATCTTCCAATATTGGCCgatttttcccaacaaatttttaccaattttctcTCTACCATGTaaacattcaattttattagtcaaaagtgacaaaaaaaaattggaaaccaatctttttgtacttttttctaAAGTTTTAAGTGtaattcttaataattttttttttcaagctcaACGAAGAGCAATAGACCCTCCtctcatatgtttttttttttcttgtatcaaGAAAAATGTCTGCCAATGAGTCTAACAATTTTTTGCCCTCTAAAGTCTTCCAACCATGTTAATAGAAAATTTAGATGGCAAAAAATTGGCAGCAGTTGTTAGCTGAAATTCTCCCAGTGATTTGTCTCATTTTTGGATAAAACTAACCGTATAAACAGACAATTTTCACTTGGTAGACAATTGGTTGCTATTAGGAGACTTTTCACACTTCGGCCAATATTGGAAGATCTTCTTATCGTTTATACTTAGCTTTTCAGCAAATTCTTAGACTTTTAGTGAATTGATAAAGTTCAATGCCTAATCgacaatgtgttttttttttgtatgcatgtTGGCAGTGATGCTCAACAAGTGATGTTGAACAAAAATAACTTAGGTGTGTTTTCACCATGTTTATAGGCTATATCTTTTCCAATCTCCATCGCTGCTACTTCGTCGTTTTCAATCATGAACTCAAAAATGGAGATACGAAAAAACCAAGACGTAGGCCATTTGTTATCAGTAAAAAACGAACTATTTAAATTtctgttaattttaaatttgaatgtaaaaaaaaaagtgtaaaaaactacagatttaataaaaaaaattatatgcaaCAGAAATCCCCTGggttttttacatttcttacaAATACTTGATTTTTGTAtgtacaatattttttaaacgttttgAGCTGAAAATATTCTCGAACATGTTGGCAACCCTATTAGTAGTAGGTAGAAGAATTCAAATAGCACTTCCGAGACCTTCGTTAACGAAGCTATAAAATAAAACTGGGGAAAAACGTGACATGCTTTAAACAACATGAATGCAAGGGCGATGGCAGAATTAATTTAACTTTCATTCAATAAGAATAAGAGATTGATAAACGAAAAGTGCacgaaagaaaaattatttcagaAATATTTTACTGTAATTCAAAGTGTTTTCTTCACGAATTCTGgaaattaagaataaaaattgtgACGGAAAGTCAAAATATCGTTattaaagttacttcgaaaTTTCTGCATCTTATTCGATCGAGATTTTTTATTCCTACTGTCACACAAAGCATTTTCATATGTAAACGTAAAAGACAGAACAAACAgatattttgtataattttttttttttgtcatcagGACCTCGAACAAAGACCATTTAATCTACCcaaataatttttgagtttAATGCAATGTAAATTATCAAgaatttacttattttatttgatttttgctATCACCTTTTGTTCagctataatattttttattaatctaaatcttttttaaattccttGAATCATCTTCTTAacaaagaaatcaaaaaattaaaagattagctatttgatttgaataaatttttaacgcTTTGTAGCAAAGAAGTTGTTTCTATTTGTAATGTTTTAAGTGTGAATCTCTTACgcagttaattttttgttttttatatttttttaaagataaaagtGGAATagataacaaattttattatgattcatgataaaaaaaaatctaacgaAATTAGATTGTAATGGTGACGTCAAAGATTACCGCTCTTGCTCTTCTTGTCATTAAAACTATTCAGGTAATTATTCATTTGTTTTATCTATTTTGGCAAGCACAGTTTATCTAATTACTCTATAACTCGGTGTTGTAAAAAACGCTCTAAGAAAATTGgtcttatctttttttaaagaagcAAGTCATCAATCGATAGGCTTGCCATAAATCACATCAAGCTGATAGTGTTGTTAACCTACCAATTGAGCTATTAAGAGCCATGTTTCATTTTCAGGTATCCCTGTGAAACTTGGCTTCTAGTGCAAAATTACCACAGGGATTCCCTTGGTACTTCGTCAAAGTAAGCTAGAACCAgcgatgccaactgaggcataattttttttttttgtatataatttttcgaacaTAAACTAATAAATCtaaattgaggcataatttatttgaaaaggcataattttttctcaagtgaggcataattttTACTGAATGGGTTGGCAACGCTGGCTAGAACACACTTAAGTTGGTGTCAAAAAGATGCAGACTTTGTACTTCTTGTAAAGTCAGCAAAATACTGAATTCAATAGCGTTGCTTATTATGTACAATTGGGAGATTGTCAATTAGCCTTTGAAAGACCgccaaaaagaaaacaaactttaaaaGTACTTGAGAGTTTATGTAAATAGTTCCGTCGCGTGTGTGGTttgtcgtacaaaaaaaaaaaaagaacaaaaacaaaataaataataaaatagcaaaaacaatttcatcatacatgtttaaaataaaactcataATAATATGACTTATGCAAATATACGTAGGTAATTGTCTGAATAGCTTCACTTAGTTTACACAAGTAAATCTTGCCTTAAATCAACGAGGAAATGTCTTCAAGtgaaaaagaatatttatttgGCCAAATAAAAACTTGACAATATTATTGCGGATTGTAGcgattttttttcagataagaTAACATAGTGGATATTTATAGTATTTTAAGATTTTGTcaagtttaaaaaagaaattactcTAAGCCCAAAATTAGTATGGCCATAACCGAGTTTAATGCTATGTAACAATATTTCTTCAAACTCCCAAGGACCCCCAGTGAACCGCTGATGGGTTACAGAAAACAGCTAAAAAACAGCTAAATAAATTAGTTTCTgtaaaagttattttgtttgttttctcatatttttttttatatgtagatAAGGTTGTCGGTATTTtgctataaatttgtttattccgGTAAAATATTGGTTTGATGTTTTACTATCACAAAATATTTACCGTCTTTTAGTCAAATCAAAACTTTAACAAgttgtgaaaaataaataattttaagacgTAAGAGGCCTTAAAAGCGTCATATGCAAATAGTCAAGACAAGATAATACTCTTTTAAATAATGActaatgattattttttttatttctgtacatacataaaataaattatgaaaagaAATTGGAAGTTCTTGAAGTCATTTGGCATAAATAATTTGATAAGCTCATTTAGGGCAGTGGGTCAAACAACAACCGTCTTtatgtcttcatgacgaatcggGGTAAAGAGTATTACcttttaagacctctttaaggaaagggatttatgaaacaaaaaagacTTTATAACGAATCAGGAATTCAAAAGTATCAGgagtaaaaagtatgaccttaagatctCTTTgaagatgcaaatttatgaataaaaaagtcATCATCATGAATCAGGAATTCACGGACTAATCAGtgtgaccttaa
This DNA window, taken from Episyrphus balteatus chromosome 2, idEpiBalt1.1, whole genome shotgun sequence, encodes the following:
- the LOC129911332 gene encoding mucin-2 isoform X1; this encodes MMETKKFFGIYLIIASASYVLAVPATLNCKGKDTVCVGPLSYKNCTTAEDGNSYANVGPSTSCPPNFRCTNDGQQICSPIGGAPSTAEQVDTTLPVETTDGPIETTTPAVPTDSPVTDGPVSSTDAPAVETSVVPETTTPQPSDSTDVPNNSTETSVPVEPSEQPTTESVVSETTAAPVESSTVIVETTSVPISSVAPVDNSTIVDEPNTTETIIPEITTESIDTSSIVNEPNNSTDTSVSPSDEPITAESAAPETTVIPVETSPVEEQPTIEPVDPTSVPSEPSSEPEAPITSESAAPETTAIPAETPPVEEQPTIAPVDPTSVPSEPSSEPEAPITGESAAPETTAIPAETSPVEEQPTIAPVDPTSVPSEPSSEPEAPITGESAAPETTAIPAETSPVEEQPTIAPVDPTSVPSEPSSEPEAPITGESAAPETTAIPAETSPVEEQPTIAPVDPTSVPSEPSSEPEAPITGESAAPETTAIPAETSPVEEQPTIAPVDPTSAPSEPSSDPEAPITGESAAPETTAIPAETSPVEEQPTIAPVDPTSVPSDPSSEPEAPITGESAAPETTVIPAETSPVEEQPTIAPVDPTSVPSEPSSEPEAPITGESAAPETTAIPAETSPVEEQPTIAPVDPTSVPSEPSSEPEAPITGESAAPETTVIPAETSPVEEQPTIPPVDPTSVPSEPSSEPEAPITSESAAPETTAIPAETSPVEEQPTIAPVDPTSVPSEPSSEPEAAITGESAAPETTVIPAETSPVEEQPTIAPVDPTSVPSEPSSEPEAPITGESAAPETTAIPAETSPVEEQPTIAPVDPTSVPSEPSSEPEAPITGESAAPETTAIPAETSPVEEQPTIAPVDPTSVPSEPSSEPEAPITGESAAPETTAIPAETSPVEEQPKIAPVDPTSVPSEPSSEPEAPITGESVAPEVTAVPVDPTSGPVESSTATAPAQPGAPITGETVAPEATAVPVDPTSAPVESSTGPAPAQPGAPITGETVAPEATAVTVDPTSGQVESSTGPASAQPGAPITGETGAPEVTAVPVDPTSGPVESSTGTAPAQPGAPITGETVAPEATAVPVDPTSGPVESSTGPASAQPGAPITGETVAPEATVVPVNPTSAPVESSTGAAPAQPGAPITGETVAPEATAVPVDPTSGPVESSTGPASAQPGAPITGETVAPEATVVPVDPTSGPVESSTGPASAQPGAPIIGETVAPEATVVPVDPTSGPVESSTGPASAQPGAPITGETVAPEATVVPVDPTSGPVESSTGPASAQPGAPITGETVAPEATVVPVDPTSGPVESSTGPASAQPGAPIIGETVAPEATAVPVDPTSGPVESSTGPASAQPGAPITGETVAPEATAVPVDPTSGPVESSTGPASAQPGAPITGETVAPEATAVPVDPTSGPVESSTGPASAQPGAPIIGETVAPEATVVTVDPTSGPVESSTGTAPAQPGAPITGETVAPEATAVPVDPTSGPVESSTGPASAQPGAPITGETVAPEATAVPVDPTSSPIDSSTGSSVTGGPAAPEGSTSTSKPCPSGPWWWPFKPAGCKNEPDSINLQDDSASINSDEGKVPQPENLPLHPDDSSAVPSSPSLGSPETTEDNSEEGLIWSHFPGLITGKPLPIIPKPDSDEEENKSSKNKSTEKPSDKKEKSKKKNKSEEDDDDDDDDDDDDSKANSNEKKNKSKEKKKEEKKNKKNSSQSEEDNNSGEKKKDKSKKKNNSNEDNSSDNKEKKEKKSKKKNSSQSDEEIDEDNSSSRRHSHHHNHHRH